A single region of the Amphiura filiformis chromosome 7, Afil_fr2py, whole genome shotgun sequence genome encodes:
- the LOC140156420 gene encoding uncharacterized protein, with amino-acid sequence MGIGNCFDAETYCNDFDADDDWSSGTFTRTFNASSTSFVLQFYSGNWISLNNGGGGSWDLRSYVNLTARPFGRAINTPPTAVITPVVTATAGTTSTIVIPTADADGDYIRCRWATGESGSVDQPSTSVLSLDPLTCTITFTSYDGTLWGVAIYIEDFLSSDSTTPLSTVPLQFLIQVKALSPGCTTTKPTLIAPSPAQGSIVTIYTEELFTVEIHGMPTSGDNPITNFATVSPRGMTRSTIMSGEGDNKYITINWTPEQTQEGPNIFCFSVSDEW; translated from the exons ATGGGTATCGGTAATTGTTTTGATGCCGAGACATATTGCAATGATTTCGATGCGGATGATGACTGGTCTAGTGGGACATTTACAAGAACATTCAACGCATCATCCACATCGTTTGTGTTACA ATTTTACAGTGGTAATTGGATTTCATTAAATAACGGTGGTGGCGGTTCTTGGGATCTGCGATCTTATGTGAATCTGACTGCAAGACCTTTTGGGAGAGCCATAAACACACCACCTACGGCCGTCATTACTCCTGTAGTCACCGCAACTGCTGGTACAACAAGCACTATAGTTATTCCAA cTGCCGATGCAGACGGTGATTACATCAGGTGTCGATGGGCTACGGGGGAAAGTGGCAGTGTGGACCAGCCGTCGACAAGTGTCTTAAGTCTAGATCCG CTCACTTGTACTATTACCTTTACATCCTATGATGGCACCCTTTGGGGTGTTGCAATATATATTGAAGATTTCCTTTCCAGTGACTCAACAACTCCTCTAAGTACAGTTCCACTGCAGTTTTTGATTCAGGTGAAAGCGTTATCGCCTGGGTGTACAACAACTAAACCTACCCTGATTGCTCCATCTCCAGCCCAGGGGTCTATTGTTACAATATATACAGAAGAATTATTTACAGTGGAAATACATGGGATGCCCACATCAGGAGACAACCC CATTACCAATTTTGCGACGGTTTCACCAAGAGGGATGACAAGATCAACTATCATGTCTGGAGAAGGAGATAACAAGTACATCACCATTAATTGGACCCCAGAACAGACTCAAGAAGGACCCAATATATTCTGCTTTTCTGTATCTGATGAGTGGTAA